In Acidobacteriota bacterium, a genomic segment contains:
- the lptB gene encoding LPS export ABC transporter ATP-binding protein has protein sequence MPQLRTEQITKSYRGRQVLKGIDLAINDREIVGLLGPNGAGKTTTFYIVVGLTHPDAGRVFYNDEDILHMPMYLRAQKGISYLPQEPSVFRKLTVEENLLAIAETLNLTASQEEKLANDLLQEFGIAHLRKNKAYTLSGGERRRVEIARCLLLKPSFILLDEPFAGIDPLAVIDIQKLIVHLKSRGIGVVITDHNVRETLRITDRAYIIHEGRIFRNGTPQELAADEEVRRVYLGEHFQLL, from the coding sequence ATGCCCCAACTCCGAACCGAACAGATCACCAAGTCGTACCGTGGCCGCCAGGTACTCAAGGGCATCGACCTGGCGATCAACGACCGCGAGATCGTCGGATTGCTGGGACCGAACGGCGCGGGTAAAACCACCACGTTCTATATTGTCGTCGGCCTCACCCATCCCGACGCCGGGCGGGTGTTCTACAACGACGAAGACATCCTACACATGCCCATGTACCTGCGGGCCCAGAAGGGGATCAGCTACCTGCCCCAGGAGCCGTCCGTTTTCCGCAAGCTGACCGTCGAAGAGAATCTCCTGGCCATCGCCGAAACCCTCAATCTCACCGCCAGCCAGGAAGAGAAGCTCGCCAACGATCTGCTGCAGGAGTTCGGCATCGCCCACCTGCGCAAGAACAAGGCGTACACCCTCTCGGGCGGCGAGCGCCGCCGCGTGGAGATCGCCCGCTGCCTGCTGCTGAAACCGTCGTTCATCCTCCTGGACGAGCCATTCGCCGGCATCGATCCGCTGGCCGTCATCGACATTCAGAAGCTGATCGTGCATCTCAAGTCCCGGGGCATCGGTGTCGTGATCACCGATCACAACGTCCGTGAAACGCTCCGGATCACCGACCGCGCCTATATCATCCACGAAGGCCGAATTTTCCGGAACGGCACGCCGCAAGAGCTGGCGGCGGACGAGGAAGTTCGCCGCGTCTACCTCGGCGAACACTTCCAGTTGCTCTGA